The following are encoded in a window of Verrucomicrobiia bacterium genomic DNA:
- a CDS encoding DUF2911 domain-containing protein produces the protein MKKPNPSLLLVAAIALSAMSALAQEKRVSPHETTSAVIDGSRVTIVYGRPYTKNPRTGEERKIWGGLVPYGKVWRMGADESTLLITQKPLMIGGTPIPAGAYSLYALPEEDGPTKLIINKQIGQWGTQYNQSHDLARVDMTKESLDTPVNQLTVEVAKNPSGGGVIKMMWEKTQFSVPFTVSK, from the coding sequence ATGAAAAAACCAAATCCAAGTCTGTTGCTTGTTGCCGCAATCGCCCTCAGCGCAATGTCTGCGCTAGCCCAGGAAAAGCGCGTGAGCCCGCATGAGACGACCAGCGCGGTCATCGATGGCAGCCGGGTCACCATTGTCTATGGCCGGCCTTATACGAAAAACCCCCGCACAGGCGAGGAGCGCAAAATCTGGGGTGGGCTGGTGCCTTATGGAAAGGTTTGGCGGATGGGGGCTGATGAATCGACGCTGCTCATTACACAAAAGCCGCTCATGATCGGCGGCACGCCGATCCCCGCCGGCGCTTACTCGTTGTACGCACTGCCTGAGGAAGACGGCCCAACCAAGCTGATCATTAATAAGCAGATCGGCCAATGGGGCACCCAATACAATCAGAGCCACGATTTGGCCAGGGTCGATATGACCAAGGAAAGCCTCGACACGCCCGTGAATCAATTGACTGTTGAAGTGGCCAAGAACCCATCGGGTGGCGGCGTCATCAAGATGATGTGGGAAAAAACCCAGTTCTCGGTCCCCTTTACCGTGAGCAAATAG